In Magnetococcus sp. PR-3, one genomic interval encodes:
- a CDS encoding adenylate/guanylate cyclase domain-containing protein — protein MSNNRVLVVDDDQQLLDAYVNILGPQKTSSVASDKLSAFLDEAEEEVDTPEEEPYQSFDVVAANQGEEGVAQVQDALDQNCPFAVAFIDIRMPPGIDGLQTAKQIRALDEAIYIIIVTAYSDRSVEEIQRNLRHDVVLARKPMTREEIFQQARNACISWCKDRELEDKNRQLEEQIEIFNKFVPKNFIHVLDDQEQQGHIALGACKERAMTVMFSDIRSFTAFSESISPSESFRFINSYLGHMGPIIREHDGFIDKYMGDGIMALFEDPTNAVATAVEMSQRLYGYNEGRQRAGYIPIAIGVGINVGPVMMGTIGESDRMDTTVIGDTVNLAARTEALTKQYGAPVLLSEMAVQALKDDFPYRLRLVDYIQVRGKSAPMAFHEILDAHPEQLRQKKLSILPEYVKGVQYYHAREMDKATQCFQACLAGCPEDVPTRIFLQRCWGMAGDYASSIVPSSDA, from the coding sequence ATGAGCAATAATCGTGTGTTAGTCGTAGATGATGATCAGCAGTTGCTGGATGCTTATGTCAATATTCTCGGGCCACAAAAAACGTCTTCGGTTGCTTCAGACAAACTCAGTGCCTTTTTGGATGAGGCCGAGGAGGAAGTGGATACACCTGAGGAAGAGCCTTATCAAAGCTTTGATGTGGTGGCGGCCAACCAGGGAGAAGAGGGGGTTGCCCAGGTCCAGGATGCATTGGATCAAAACTGCCCTTTTGCGGTGGCTTTTATTGATATTCGTATGCCTCCGGGGATTGATGGTCTACAGACTGCCAAACAGATACGGGCACTGGATGAAGCGATCTATATCATTATTGTCACCGCCTACAGTGACCGTTCGGTTGAGGAGATTCAGCGTAACCTGCGTCACGATGTGGTCTTGGCCCGTAAGCCTATGACGCGGGAGGAGATTTTTCAACAGGCGCGCAATGCTTGCATCAGCTGGTGTAAAGATCGTGAACTGGAAGATAAGAACCGTCAACTCGAAGAGCAAATTGAAATCTTTAACAAGTTTGTGCCCAAGAATTTTATCCATGTGTTAGATGACCAGGAGCAACAGGGGCATATTGCACTTGGGGCCTGTAAAGAGCGGGCGATGACGGTGATGTTTTCTGATATTCGATCTTTTACGGCTTTTTCCGAGTCGATTTCCCCCTCGGAGAGTTTTCGCTTTATTAACAGCTATCTTGGCCATATGGGGCCGATCATTCGGGAGCATGATGGTTTTATCGATAAATATATGGGTGATGGCATCATGGCCTTGTTTGAAGATCCCACCAATGCGGTGGCCACTGCGGTAGAAATGAGTCAGCGGTTGTATGGTTATAATGAGGGGCGTCAACGGGCCGGGTATATTCCCATAGCCATTGGGGTTGGGATTAATGTTGGGCCGGTGATGATGGGGACCATAGGTGAAAGTGACCGCATGGATACCACGGTTATTGGAGATACCGTTAATCTGGCAGCTCGTACCGAAGCCCTAACCAAGCAGTATGGCGCGCCTGTTCTGTTGTCTGAGATGGCGGTTCAAGCCCTAAAGGATGATTTTCCGTATCGCTTACGGTTGGTCGATTATATCCAAGTACGGGGCAAAAGCGCCCCTATGGCCTTTCATGAAATTTTGGATGCCCACCCAGAACAATTACGGCAGAAGAAATTATCTATACTGCCCGAGTATGTGAAGGGGGTACAATATTATCATGCCCGTGAAATGGATAAGGCAACCC